One Halovivax ruber XH-70 genomic region harbors:
- the pstB gene encoding phosphate ABC transporter ATP-binding protein PstB has translation MTPPQMSHSETESAADQPDTTLDSDIVDDNDGSDQRTMTDRTLLEARNLDVYYGDEQALTDVDIEIPEKQVTAVIGPSGCGKSTFLRSINRMNDLVDTARVEGDLLFDGKNVYDDDVDPVALRRKIGMVFQSPNPFPKSIRDNVAYGLKVQGDDENVDEKVETALKRSALWDEVEHQLDESGLELSGGQQQRLCIARAIAPDPEVILMDEPASALDPVATSKIEDLIEELAKDYTVVIVTHNMQQAARISDKTAVFLTGGELVEFDDTNKIFENPDHQRVEDYITGKFG, from the coding sequence ATGACACCACCACAGATGTCCCACTCGGAGACCGAATCGGCCGCCGACCAGCCAGACACCACGCTCGATTCCGACATCGTCGACGACAATGACGGGTCGGACCAGCGAACGATGACGGATCGAACGCTCCTCGAAGCGCGGAATCTCGACGTCTACTACGGCGACGAACAGGCGCTCACCGACGTCGACATCGAGATCCCCGAAAAACAGGTCACCGCCGTCATCGGCCCCTCGGGCTGTGGGAAATCGACATTCCTGCGCTCGATCAACCGCATGAACGACCTCGTCGACACCGCGCGCGTCGAGGGTGACCTCCTCTTCGACGGCAAGAACGTCTACGACGACGACGTCGACCCCGTCGCGCTCCGGCGCAAGATCGGCATGGTCTTCCAGTCGCCGAACCCGTTCCCCAAGTCCATCCGCGACAACGTCGCGTACGGGCTCAAAGTCCAAGGCGACGACGAGAACGTCGACGAGAAGGTCGAAACCGCCCTCAAACGCTCGGCACTGTGGGACGAAGTCGAACATCAACTCGACGAGAGCGGCCTCGAACTCTCCGGCGGACAACAACAGCGCCTCTGCATCGCCCGCGCCATCGCCCCCGACCCGGAAGTCATCCTGATGGACGAGCCGGCGAGCGCGCTCGACCCCGTCGCCACCTCGAAGATCGAAGACCTCATCGAGGAACTCGCGAAGGACTACACCGTCGTCATCGTCACCCACAACATGCAACAGGCCGCCCGCATCTCCGACAAGACGGCCGTCTTCCTCACCGGCGGCGAACTCGTCGAGTTCGACGACACCAACAAGATCTTCGAGAACCCCGACCACCAGCGCGTCGAAGACTACATCACCGGGAAGTTCGGCTAA
- a CDS encoding glutathione-independent formaldehyde dehydrogenase: MPTKAVVYNDAHDVSIEEIDDPTLTSPNDAILEVTQTAICGSDLHMYEGRAGAEPGMAFGHEIMGEISEVGDGVEQLSPGDRVVLPFNVACGYCRNCEEGHYGYCENVESATPGGAYGYVKMGSYQGGQAERVRVPYADHNALKIPDDPANGTPEDFIMLADVFPTGWHGVELADLQPGESVAIFGAGPVGLMAAYSAHLRGASEIYVVDRVESRLELADEHCNATAINFEERDAVEAITDAHGGGVDKGVDAVGYQAIEDGRDGESAYDESRENPSIILNQLIDAVRPTGKIGIVGLYVSDDPDQPDHIGEQGLLRVHLGTAFEKGLRFGMGQCPVKRYNRRLRDMIIAGEAEPGFVISHTTSLDEAPEMYERFDEREEGVTKVLLEP, from the coding sequence GTGCCAACGAAAGCAGTCGTCTACAACGACGCACACGACGTTTCGATCGAAGAGATCGACGATCCAACGCTGACGAGTCCGAACGATGCGATCCTGGAGGTGACGCAGACGGCCATCTGTGGGTCGGATCTGCACATGTACGAGGGGCGCGCCGGCGCGGAGCCAGGGATGGCGTTCGGTCACGAGATCATGGGCGAGATCAGCGAGGTCGGCGACGGCGTCGAGCAATTGTCACCGGGCGATCGGGTCGTTCTTCCGTTCAACGTCGCCTGCGGCTACTGTCGAAATTGCGAGGAGGGTCACTACGGGTACTGCGAGAACGTCGAGTCGGCGACGCCAGGTGGTGCGTACGGCTACGTGAAGATGGGCTCGTACCAGGGCGGGCAGGCCGAGCGCGTTCGGGTGCCCTACGCCGATCACAACGCGCTGAAGATTCCGGACGATCCCGCCAACGGCACGCCTGAAGACTTCATCATGCTCGCCGACGTCTTCCCCACGGGCTGGCACGGCGTCGAACTCGCGGACCTGCAACCGGGTGAATCCGTCGCGATCTTCGGCGCCGGACCGGTCGGACTGATGGCCGCCTACAGCGCCCACCTCCGCGGTGCCTCCGAGATCTACGTCGTCGATCGAGTGGAGAGTCGGCTCGAACTGGCCGACGAACACTGCAATGCGACGGCGATCAACTTCGAAGAACGAGACGCAGTCGAGGCGATCACCGACGCGCATGGCGGTGGTGTCGACAAGGGCGTCGACGCAGTTGGATACCAGGCCATCGAGGACGGTCGCGATGGCGAGTCGGCCTACGACGAGTCACGGGAAAATCCCTCGATCATCCTCAACCAGCTTATCGACGCGGTCCGGCCGACGGGGAAGATTGGCATCGTCGGCCTCTACGTCTCCGACGATCCCGACCAGCCCGACCACATCGGTGAACAGGGCCTCCTGCGCGTCCACCTCGGCACCGCGTTCGAGAAGGGACTCCGATTCGGAATGGGGCAGTGTCCGGTCAAACGGTACAACCGCCGACTCCGCGACATGATCATTGCCGGAGAGGCCGAACCTGGGTTCGTCATCTCACACACGACGTCGCTCGACGAGGCGCCCGAGATGTACGAGCGGTTCGACGAACGCGAAGAAGGTGTGACGAAGGTCCTGCTCGAACCCTGA
- the phoU gene encoding phosphate signaling complex protein PhoU: MARDSYQEQLEGLREDVCYMGEVVMERLRMGLDALDRKDEDLAREVIEGDYEVNQMYLELEQQCIDLLALQQPVASDLRFIAASFKIITDLERIADLAVNLGEYTLDATRDLFPDVDIQEMGVVTLDMVDDAVQAYDREDIDACRELATRDDDVDHFAERASEIVVRDLIERELEDASEVESLLQDVSRLLLTIRDLERVGDHAVNIAARTLYMVENDDELIY, translated from the coding sequence ATGGCCAGAGATTCATATCAGGAACAACTCGAAGGACTTCGCGAAGACGTCTGTTATATGGGCGAAGTCGTTATGGAACGCCTCCGGATGGGGCTCGATGCGCTCGACCGGAAGGACGAGGACCTCGCTCGCGAGGTGATCGAGGGCGACTACGAAGTCAACCAGATGTACCTCGAACTCGAACAGCAGTGTATCGACCTGCTGGCGCTCCAGCAACCCGTCGCGAGCGATCTCCGATTTATCGCGGCGTCGTTCAAGATCATCACCGATCTGGAACGCATCGCCGACCTCGCGGTCAATCTGGGCGAATACACGCTCGACGCGACTCGAGACCTCTTCCCCGACGTCGACATTCAGGAGATGGGCGTCGTCACCCTCGACATGGTCGACGACGCGGTGCAAGCGTACGATCGTGAAGATATCGACGCCTGCCGGGAACTGGCGACTCGCGACGACGACGTCGACCACTTCGCCGAACGAGCCAGCGAGATCGTCGTCCGAGACCTCATCGAACGCGAACTCGAGGACGCGTCCGAAGTCGAATCGCTCCTCCAGGACGTCTCCAGACTCTTGTTAACCATTCGCGACCTAGAGCGTGTCGGCGACCACGCCGTCAACATCGCCGCACGCACGCTGTACATGGTCGAGAACGACGACGAACTGATTTACTGA
- a CDS encoding 5'-nucleotidase C-terminal domain-containing protein, whose translation MRTEPTPMGPWRSLDGTPVDEHGDPDVVFAHVSDLHGQLTPRYQVYYDNPTSAPDLHFGGDDRTIERGGGVPILAAKIDELRADHEVCTLMSGDTFHGSAVTTYTNGRAMLEPINRHLRPDVYVPGNWDFGNEAAEDGNFVDLMDALDAPVLANNLYGWDDDELLYDAVRLIQVGSVDVGVVGMTNVYVDRMAPAFAEGKYRFGKHPALLEESARAAREAGAEVVVAVTEIGLPWMVQAAKDCPNVDVMFSAHTHEYTWEPIVVADTETVVVESGMGEALGRVDLRIVDGEVQFRHHLYPLVEGHDETPDPDPDAVETVESVREPFFADDPDFERGAGTLDQPLDTVVGKTEQPLYRQSFLESAWNTLFNDALCEHFDTDLAVAHGFRYGTAIPPGEVTLGQLYTFFPQTAPVARGVAYGQQLTGHMEDFLVDNFTPYPYQQEDGRVRNFSSNVEVTIDPTAQRNRRLVELRIDGEPIDPEATYSVATFTRPGDPERDLGNCGFPFQDVHVDDGTVPVDVIVDYLAEHSPVDYEVMGLVETADNGGDAQNTPADGPYPYIQPGVDYAAGEAYCETSLIPRGIDFPEEGRNRHR comes from the coding sequence ATGCGCACCGAGCCGACACCCATGGGTCCCTGGCGATCGCTCGACGGGACACCTGTCGACGAGCACGGCGACCCCGACGTCGTCTTCGCCCACGTCAGCGATCTGCACGGCCAACTCACGCCGCGGTATCAGGTCTACTACGACAATCCGACGTCCGCCCCCGACCTCCATTTCGGCGGCGACGACCGGACTATCGAGCGCGGCGGGGGCGTTCCAATCCTCGCGGCGAAGATCGACGAGTTACGGGCCGATCACGAGGTCTGCACGCTCATGAGCGGCGACACCTTCCACGGCTCGGCGGTCACGACGTACACGAACGGCCGGGCGATGCTGGAGCCCATCAATCGCCACCTGCGGCCCGACGTCTACGTCCCGGGAAACTGGGATTTCGGAAACGAGGCCGCCGAGGATGGCAACTTCGTCGACTTGATGGACGCCCTCGACGCGCCGGTCCTGGCGAACAACCTGTACGGCTGGGACGACGACGAGTTGCTGTACGACGCCGTTCGTCTCATCCAGGTCGGCAGCGTCGACGTCGGCGTCGTCGGGATGACCAACGTCTACGTCGACCGGATGGCCCCCGCGTTTGCCGAAGGGAAGTACCGCTTCGGCAAGCATCCCGCTCTCCTCGAGGAGTCAGCGCGAGCCGCCCGCGAAGCGGGTGCCGAGGTCGTCGTCGCCGTGACCGAGATCGGCCTGCCCTGGATGGTCCAGGCCGCAAAGGACTGTCCGAACGTCGACGTGATGTTCAGCGCCCACACCCACGAGTACACCTGGGAGCCGATCGTCGTCGCCGATACCGAGACTGTCGTCGTCGAGTCGGGCATGGGCGAGGCGCTCGGCCGGGTCGACCTTCGCATCGTGGACGGCGAGGTGCAGTTCCGCCACCACCTCTACCCGCTCGTCGAGGGCCACGACGAGACGCCGGATCCGGACCCCGATGCGGTAGAGACGGTCGAGTCGGTGCGAGAACCTTTCTTCGCGGACGACCCCGACTTCGAGCGCGGCGCCGGCACGCTCGACCAACCACTCGACACGGTCGTCGGCAAGACCGAGCAGCCGCTGTATCGCCAATCGTTCCTCGAAAGCGCCTGGAACACGCTGTTCAACGACGCACTCTGCGAGCACTTCGACACCGACCTGGCCGTCGCCCACGGCTTCCGGTACGGGACCGCCATCCCACCGGGCGAGGTCACCCTCGGCCAGCTCTACACGTTCTTCCCGCAAACGGCGCCCGTCGCCCGCGGCGTCGCCTACGGGCAACAGCTCACCGGCCACATGGAGGACTTCCTCGTCGACAACTTCACGCCGTATCCCTACCAGCAGGAGGACGGGCGCGTCCGCAACTTCTCCTCGAACGTCGAGGTGACGATCGACCCGACTGCCCAGCGAAACCGCCGCCTCGTCGAACTGCGAATCGACGGTGAGCCGATCGACCCCGAGGCGACGTACTCCGTCGCCACGTTCACTCGCCCCGGCGATCCCGAACGCGACCTCGGCAACTGCGGCTTCCCATTCCAGGACGTCCACGTCGACGACGGGACGGTTCCGGTCGACGTGATCGTCGACTACCTGGCCGAGCACTCGCCCGTCGACTACGAGGTAATGGGGCTCGTCGAGACGGCCGACAACGGCGGCGACGCGCAGAACACGCCCGCCGACGGCCCGTACCCCTATATTCAGCCGGGCGTCGACTACGCCGCGGGCGAGGCCTACTGCGAGACGTCGCTGATTCCGCGTGGGATCGACTTTCCCGAGGAGGGGCGGAATCGACACCGATAG
- a CDS encoding DUF7115 domain-containing protein, producing the protein MSVPAIVQSALGDAEVVERVSLGGEDELFVTSESTIIYRSDGLLSDESVDEYPHEATRLSVTEGRRKTKLTLEYAIEGTEEFKIPGSVTDAVVHPVLAGVLAGNGITDPGERVIQTFRFSELTVIVTSQRLVKHIGSAVWDEDFEEYRYEDVTGLSFESGSVATQVVLEVDGRQQRIKAPNEQATELRQRLQQAIFAVHDVDSLDELHEKVGLEDDEADTSTVDFGEGVDPLSTDSSDENTETEPEIDTTAAMAEIDASGSQSAHESTGTESSASAADTSPTEEFEVDTNQPTPAQTETAVDSGSPTDGGNESVASFEASGFEPATAGDDAAVLERLDALEETVERQTAMLERQQETIEQLIEELRRGR; encoded by the coding sequence ATGAGCGTACCCGCCATCGTCCAGTCGGCCCTCGGCGACGCGGAGGTCGTCGAGCGGGTCTCACTCGGCGGCGAGGACGAACTCTTCGTCACCTCCGAGAGTACCATCATCTACCGATCCGACGGGCTCTTGAGCGACGAATCGGTCGACGAATACCCCCACGAAGCGACGCGCCTCTCCGTCACCGAAGGGCGACGGAAGACCAAACTCACCCTCGAGTACGCCATCGAAGGGACCGAGGAGTTCAAGATTCCGGGCTCGGTGACCGACGCGGTCGTCCACCCGGTGCTGGCCGGCGTCCTCGCCGGTAACGGCATCACCGACCCCGGCGAGCGCGTCATCCAGACGTTCCGCTTCAGCGAGCTCACGGTCATCGTCACCAGCCAGCGCCTCGTCAAACACATCGGCAGTGCCGTCTGGGACGAAGACTTCGAGGAGTACCGCTACGAAGACGTCACCGGCCTCTCGTTCGAGTCCGGCAGCGTCGCGACGCAGGTCGTCCTCGAAGTCGACGGCCGCCAGCAGCGGATCAAGGCACCGAACGAACAGGCGACAGAACTTCGCCAGCGCCTCCAGCAGGCCATCTTCGCCGTTCACGACGTCGACTCGCTCGACGAACTCCACGAGAAAGTCGGGCTGGAAGACGACGAGGCCGACACCTCGACCGTCGACTTCGGTGAAGGCGTCGACCCGCTGAGTACCGATTCGAGCGACGAAAATACCGAGACCGAGCCGGAAATCGACACCACCGCCGCGATGGCGGAGATCGACGCCAGTGGGTCCCAATCGGCTCACGAGTCGACTGGCACCGAATCGAGCGCATCGGCCGCAGACACGTCGCCAACAGAGGAGTTCGAAGTCGACACGAACCAACCCACCCCAGCCCAGACCGAGACGGCCGTCGACAGTGGCTCGCCGACGGACGGTGGGAACGAGTCGGTCGCGTCGTTCGAAGCGAGTGGATTCGAGCCCGCGACAGCGGGCGACGACGCGGCCGTCCTCGAACGACTCGACGCCCTCGAAGAAACCGTCGAGCGACAGACCGCCATGCTCGAACGCCAACAGGAGACCATCGAACAGCTGATCGAAGAACTCCGACGCGGTCGGTGA
- a CDS encoding DUF5830 family protein: protein MDDRVERGIALLARLEHESLSLAETIDRLEAVTTDPTAIRTILDEAAVRGIIERADGTVRPRSSQYLRFGRDVISKDGEFSCKRCGSSLSTGYFMDLEAGEIGPFGSTCIRKVTGRE from the coding sequence ATGGACGATCGGGTCGAACGTGGTATCGCGCTACTCGCTCGACTCGAACACGAGTCACTCTCGCTCGCCGAGACGATCGACCGGCTCGAAGCCGTCACGACCGACCCGACGGCGATCCGGACGATCCTCGACGAGGCCGCCGTCCGCGGCATCATCGAGCGCGCTGACGGGACAGTTCGTCCCCGAAGCAGCCAGTACCTCCGGTTCGGTCGCGACGTGATCTCGAAGGACGGCGAGTTCTCGTGCAAGCGCTGTGGCTCGTCACTCTCGACGGGCTACTTCATGGACCTGGAGGCCGGTGAGATCGGCCCATTCGGGTCGACGTGTATTCGGAAGGTCACCGGACGCGAGTGA
- a CDS encoding TVP38/TMEM64 family protein — translation MGSSPPRRVVLGAIAVLGIVGAGLVVSPSVAVARLESAASDPLTFGLLVAALYLVRPALAWPTTPLAAVVGYGFGVSAGIPIATAGVLVTILPPFVVIRRVTSRPDKRERNATSAFGTTLDRARRYVDRYYDAVGATRGVVVSRLAPIPSDVATACAAIRGVSTPQLLVGTAIGELPWTVAAVTVGASTASLTGVDGQQFDPLLLASCLLAAGLVIAGPLYRTVADRDRSGSGA, via the coding sequence ATGGGTTCCTCGCCACCCCGGCGTGTCGTTCTCGGCGCGATCGCCGTCCTGGGGATCGTCGGTGCCGGCCTCGTCGTCTCCCCATCGGTTGCGGTCGCCCGACTCGAGTCCGCCGCGAGCGATCCGCTCACGTTCGGTCTCCTCGTCGCGGCGCTCTATCTCGTCCGACCGGCGCTCGCCTGGCCGACGACGCCGCTGGCCGCCGTCGTCGGCTACGGCTTCGGCGTCAGTGCCGGTATCCCGATCGCCACGGCTGGCGTCCTCGTGACGATTCTCCCGCCGTTCGTCGTGATTCGACGAGTGACGAGTCGACCGGACAAGAGGGAGCGGAACGCGACCAGCGCGTTCGGGACGACGCTCGATCGAGCGCGACGGTACGTCGACCGATACTACGACGCAGTCGGCGCGACACGCGGCGTCGTCGTCTCTCGACTCGCACCGATCCCGTCGGACGTCGCGACCGCCTGTGCGGCGATTCGGGGTGTCTCTACCCCGCAACTACTCGTCGGGACCGCCATCGGCGAACTGCCGTGGACGGTCGCCGCCGTCACCGTCGGCGCGTCGACGGCATCGTTGACCGGCGTCGATGGTCAGCAGTTCGACCCACTCCTTCTCGCAAGCTGTCTCCTCGCAGCGGGTCTCGTCATCGCCGGGCCCCTGTATCGCACGGTCGCCGATCGCGATCGATCAGGGTCGGGCGCGTGA
- a CDS encoding response regulator transcription factor, whose product MESQPTILVVDDERELTDLYATWVDGEYAVRTAYNGTQALEQADEAVDIVLLDRQMPDFSGDEVLERIRQRGLECWVIMITAVDPGLDIVELDIDDYITKPVSRSTLIRLVENLRVQSRYTDTERRELTSISNKMETLEDADSVDDVRDSEAYRELETDLKKLSDSLVQEFDGNE is encoded by the coding sequence ATGGAATCTCAACCGACGATTCTCGTCGTCGACGACGAGCGCGAACTCACCGATCTCTACGCCACCTGGGTCGACGGCGAGTACGCCGTCCGGACGGCTTACAACGGAACACAGGCACTGGAGCAGGCCGACGAGGCCGTCGATATCGTGTTGCTCGACCGGCAGATGCCCGACTTCTCGGGCGACGAAGTACTCGAACGAATCCGCCAGCGTGGACTGGAGTGCTGGGTCATCATGATCACGGCCGTCGATCCTGGGCTGGATATCGTCGAGCTCGATATCGACGACTACATCACCAAACCGGTGAGTCGCTCGACGTTGATCCGTCTCGTCGAGAACCTCCGCGTCCAGTCGCGTTACACGGACACAGAGCGCCGCGAACTGACGTCGATCTCGAACAAGATGGAGACGCTGGAAGATGCGGATTCGGTCGACGACGTCCGCGATTCCGAGGCCTACCGCGAACTCGAGACCGATCTGAAGAAATTGAGCGACTCGCTGGTCCAGGAGTTCGACGGGAACGAGTAA
- a CDS encoding HVO_2523 family zinc finger protein, translated as MGDSSDTDPPSKQGPPCPFCDAGMYKRHCKYVCPNHGVVYDCSDPFR; from the coding sequence ATGGGAGACTCGTCAGATACCGACCCACCGTCGAAGCAGGGTCCACCCTGTCCGTTCTGTGACGCAGGGATGTACAAACGCCACTGCAAGTACGTCTGTCCCAACCACGGTGTCGTCTACGATTGTTCCGACCCGTTCCGATAG
- a CDS encoding adenosylcobalamin-dependent ribonucleoside-diphosphate reductase: MTDNAYENILPARYLRKDADGELIETQEDLFDRVGKNIALAEAVYEANNQDVEITVTPDQLKPDHPRRDELAAEVFGAGTTVEDDVETTLTEHNVNKFAYDTIVPELPASVREHVEDVTETFVEGMSSLSFMPNSPTLMNAGDELQQLSACFVMSPQDDLSNIHETAKKAAEVFQSGGGVGYGFWQLRPYGDSVGSTGGIASGPITFMRTYDQLCETIAQGGTRRGAQMGIMRVSHPDVIEFIHAKNKDVSLAHCLRLNDPDDYTYTTFSEALEEARGLIDEDGRVPKHLRNAVEGHLSNFNISVGVTDSFMEALQNGEEYTFTNPRTEEPHIATAETKEMYSRYDLGEHVEVGEPLSIPAELVWERIVEGAHENGEPGVIYLERVNKEHSFDVEKHPDHRIKATNPCGEQPLEEFEACNLGHINLSTLADLDAPDWRVWADEHADEYPSQDAAIEGFLEEAIDFEEFDDRIEYGTRFLENVVTMSDFPVDEIEQTVRDMRKIGLGIMGLAQLYVQLGVRYGSDAGNEIARQLMTHINHEAKWTSHELALERDSFNDWDDSKYADPQEYREWFEQQTGLDAEKYPDGFPIRNHNVTTIAPTGTTSMVGNTTGGCEPIYNVAYYKNVTDDVQGDEMLVEFDDYFLRTLEDNDIDVDAVKAEAQDQMANNEFDGVEGLETVPDAIGELFVITADISAKQHAAVQCACQAGVDSAISKTVNAPNDSSIEDAKEVFEWVYENGGKGVTYYRDGTRSKQVLTTRADNAEFADEDEAAEVIVEQIRDVFGSLEAFFESEDVQSVAEDELTALLSADVDYTEKRERPDSLQGVSQRIDTGYGKVYVTINEEPETGQPFELFANIGHSGGFTNSFTEALAKVISTALRSGVDPEEIVDELCGTRSPKVAWDKGEQIQSIPDAIGTAMRRYLANEIDKPYPKQQTLGESADDVTTDADASATSVAPDEPEPDGGAAARQSADATQDLIDAGESPECPDCGSLSLYFSEGCKTCESCGWSEC, from the coding sequence ATGACGGACAACGCCTACGAGAACATTCTTCCTGCTCGGTACCTGCGCAAGGACGCCGACGGCGAACTGATCGAGACCCAGGAGGACCTCTTCGATCGCGTCGGCAAGAACATCGCCCTGGCCGAAGCGGTCTACGAGGCGAACAACCAGGACGTCGAGATCACGGTCACTCCCGACCAGTTGAAGCCCGACCACCCCCGTCGGGACGAGCTGGCTGCCGAGGTCTTCGGTGCGGGAACCACCGTCGAGGACGATGTGGAGACCACGCTCACCGAACACAACGTCAACAAGTTCGCCTACGACACGATCGTTCCCGAGCTTCCGGCGTCCGTCCGCGAGCACGTCGAGGACGTGACCGAGACGTTCGTCGAGGGCATGTCGAGCCTCTCGTTCATGCCGAACTCCCCCACGCTGATGAACGCCGGCGACGAACTCCAGCAGCTTTCGGCGTGTTTCGTCATGAGCCCCCAGGACGACCTCTCGAACATCCACGAGACGGCCAAGAAGGCCGCGGAGGTCTTCCAGTCCGGCGGCGGCGTCGGCTACGGTTTCTGGCAGCTGCGGCCCTACGGCGACTCGGTCGGCTCGACCGGCGGGATCGCGTCGGGCCCGATCACCTTCATGCGGACGTACGACCAGCTCTGTGAGACGATCGCCCAGGGTGGCACCCGCCGTGGCGCCCAGATGGGCATCATGCGTGTCTCACACCCCGACGTCATCGAGTTCATCCACGCGAAGAACAAGGACGTCTCGCTGGCACACTGTCTGCGACTCAACGACCCCGACGACTACACCTACACGACCTTCTCGGAAGCGCTGGAGGAAGCCCGCGGCCTCATCGACGAGGACGGTCGCGTTCCGAAACACCTCCGCAACGCCGTCGAGGGTCACCTCTCGAACTTCAACATCTCCGTCGGCGTCACCGACAGCTTCATGGAAGCGCTCCAGAACGGCGAGGAGTACACGTTCACCAACCCCCGAACCGAGGAGCCACACATCGCCACGGCAGAGACCAAGGAGATGTACAGCCGGTACGACCTCGGCGAGCACGTCGAGGTCGGCGAACCGCTCTCGATTCCTGCCGAACTCGTCTGGGAACGCATCGTCGAGGGCGCCCACGAGAACGGCGAACCCGGCGTGATCTACTTAGAACGGGTGAACAAGGAACACTCCTTCGACGTCGAGAAACATCCCGACCACCGCATCAAGGCGACGAACCCCTGTGGTGAACAGCCGTTAGAAGAGTTCGAGGCCTGTAACCTCGGCCACATCAACCTGAGCACCCTCGCCGACCTCGACGCCCCTGATTGGCGCGTCTGGGCCGACGAGCACGCAGACGAGTACCCGAGCCAGGACGCTGCCATCGAGGGGTTCCTCGAAGAAGCGATCGACTTCGAGGAGTTCGACGACCGCATCGAGTACGGCACGCGCTTCCTCGAGAACGTCGTCACCATGTCTGATTTCCCGGTCGACGAGATCGAGCAGACGGTCCGCGACATGCGCAAGATCGGGCTCGGTATCATGGGGCTGGCTCAGCTGTACGTCCAGCTCGGCGTGCGCTACGGCAGCGACGCGGGCAACGAGATCGCTCGCCAGCTGATGACGCACATCAACCACGAGGCCAAGTGGACCAGTCACGAACTCGCGCTCGAACGCGACTCGTTCAACGACTGGGACGACTCGAAGTACGCCGATCCCCAGGAGTACCGTGAGTGGTTCGAACAGCAGACGGGCCTCGACGCCGAGAAGTACCCCGACGGCTTCCCGATCCGCAACCACAACGTCACGACGATCGCCCCGACGGGCACGACCTCGATGGTCGGCAACACGACCGGTGGCTGCGAGCCCATCTACAACGTCGCCTACTACAAGAACGTCACCGACGACGTCCAGGGCGACGAGATGCTGGTCGAGTTCGACGACTACTTCCTGCGTACCCTGGAGGACAACGACATCGACGTCGATGCCGTCAAAGCCGAAGCACAGGACCAGATGGCCAACAACGAGTTCGACGGCGTCGAAGGACTGGAGACGGTTCCGGACGCCATCGGCGAACTGTTCGTCATCACGGCAGATATCTCGGCCAAGCAACACGCCGCCGTCCAGTGTGCCTGTCAGGCCGGCGTCGACTCGGCCATCTCGAAGACGGTCAACGCGCCCAACGACTCCTCGATCGAGGACGCCAAGGAGGTCTTCGAGTGGGTCTACGAGAACGGCGGCAAGGGCGTCACGTACTACCGTGACGGCACGCGCTCGAAGCAGGTCCTCACCACACGTGCGGACAACGCCGAGTTCGCCGACGAGGACGAGGCCGCCGAGGTCATCGTCGAGCAGATTCGCGATGTCTTCGGCAGCCTCGAGGCTTTCTTCGAGAGCGAGGACGTCCAGTCGGTCGCCGAGGACGAACTCACTGCGCTGCTGTCCGCCGATGTCGACTACACCGAAAAGCGCGAGCGCCCCGACTCGCTGCAGGGCGTCAGCCAGCGTATCGACACCGGCTACGGAAAGGTCTACGTGACGATCAACGAAGAGCCCGAGACCGGCCAGCCGTTCGAACTCTTCGCGAACATCGGCCACTCCGGCGGCTTCACCAACTCCTTCACCGAGGCGCTCGCGAAGGTCATCTCGACGGCACTGCGAAGCGGCGTCGATCCGGAAGAGATCGTCGACGAACTCTGTGGCACGCGGAGCCCGAAGGTCGCCTGGGACAAGGGCGAGCAGATCCAGTCGATCCCGGACGCGATCGGCACCGCGATGCGACGGTACCTCGCCAACGAGATCGACAAACCCTACCCCAAACAGCAGACGCTCGGTGAGTCCGCCGACGACGTCACGACGGATGCCGATGCCAGTGCGACGTCGGTCGCACCGGACGAACCCGAACCCGACGGCGGCGCCGCGGCCCGTCAGTCGGCCGACGCCACGCAGGACCTGATCGACGCCGGCGAGTCGCCGGAGTGTCCCGACTGTGGCTCGCTCTCGCTGTACTTCTCCGAAGGCTGCAAGACCTGCGAGTCCTGCGGCTGGAGCGAGTGCTGA